A portion of the Salvelinus fontinalis isolate EN_2023a chromosome 32, ASM2944872v1, whole genome shotgun sequence genome contains these proteins:
- the LOC129831042 gene encoding cbp/p300-interacting transactivator 3-like, producing the protein MADHMMMPMSHGPATALHGYRMGGMGGPPQHAVPQPGLRTLPNGQVMHYGRVPQTSMEAAMRQRPGLGMVGPAGMNGQVNSQVNGAQMGGHHHQMNQMMYNQQHQQQQQQQQQQQQQQQQHHMQQPQHPQQQYHPSGLTSQQLMASMHLQKLNTQYHGHPLGPVQGHHMANGAQYRVGPGQLASMQHMGQGGPGMVLGQNMDIDLIDEEVLTALVLELGLDRVQELPELFLCQNEFDFIPDFVSMKQQPSTVSC; encoded by the coding sequence ATGGCAGACCACATGATGATGCCCATGTCCCACGGCCCTGCAACGGCCCTCCACGGCTACAGGATGGGTGGTATGGGCGGCCCTCCTCAGCACGCCGTGCCCCAGCCTGGCCTCCGCACCCTCCCCAACGGCCAGGTCATGCACTACGGCAGAGTGCCGCAGACCTCCATGGAGGCCGCCATGAGGCAGCGGCCCGGACTGGGGATGGTGGGGCCGGCTGGGATGAACGGTCAGGTGAACAGCCAGGTCAACGGGGCTCAGATGGGAGGACACCACCACCAGATGAACCAGATGATGTATAACCAACAgcatcaacaacaacagcaacaacaacaacaacaacaacaacaacagcagcagcaccaCATGCAACAGCCCCAGCACCCCCAGCAACAGTACCACCCCAGTGGGCTCACCTCCCAGCAGCTCATGGCCTCCATGCACCTCCAGAAACTCAACACCCAATACCATGGACATCCACTGGGGCCGGTCCAGGGCCATCACATGGCCAACGGGGCCCAGTACAGAGTAGGGCCGGGTCAGCTGGCCAGCATGCAGCACATGGGTCAGGGTGGGCCAGGTATGGTGCTGGGACAGAATATGGACATAGACCTCATAGATGAGGAGGTTCTGACAGCATTGGtgttggagctgggtctggaCCGGGTTCAGGAGCTCCCGGAACTGTTCCTGTGTCAGAACGAGTTTGACTTCATCCCTGACTTTGTTTCTATGAAACAGCAGCCGAGCACCGTGAGCTGCTGA